The following proteins come from a genomic window of Pseudomonas sp. MAG733B:
- a CDS encoding DUF4198 domain-containing protein — MHPLKPLALLGLLFATEVSAHGLWTEQRRGNIEVIYGHGAEDNAFKAQKISGAWAYDANAKMIPVTVQRLADHARLIPLKSPAVLAVALNNGMWSQTADKKWINEGRSKVPGAIESTQTFKYSLAIYQPGAKLPKLDQLKLLILPEVDPLTVGPGKSLPVQVLLDGKPAAGVKLVGDYRNAPNTLSTETDANGRAQVLVRNEGLNVISAQVEVPVKDSADVSSRGLFSSLTFLGEPHHE; from the coding sequence ATGCACCCTCTTAAACCCTTGGCGCTGCTCGGCTTGCTGTTCGCCACTGAGGTCTCGGCCCACGGTCTGTGGACCGAGCAGCGGCGTGGCAACATCGAAGTGATTTACGGCCACGGCGCCGAAGACAATGCCTTCAAGGCGCAGAAAATCAGCGGCGCCTGGGCCTATGACGCCAACGCCAAAATGATCCCGGTCACGGTGCAGCGCCTGGCTGATCACGCGCGCCTGATACCGTTGAAGTCGCCCGCGGTGCTCGCGGTAGCCCTGAACAACGGCATGTGGTCGCAGACTGCCGACAAGAAATGGATCAACGAAGGACGCAGCAAAGTGCCGGGCGCGATCGAGTCGACCCAGACCTTCAAATACAGCCTGGCGATTTATCAACCGGGGGCGAAGCTTCCCAAACTTGATCAATTGAAGTTGCTGATTCTGCCGGAGGTCGATCCGCTGACCGTTGGGCCAGGCAAATCATTGCCCGTGCAGGTGTTGCTGGACGGCAAACCGGCGGCGGGCGTGAAGTTGGTGGGCGACTATCGCAACGCGCCGAATACCTTGAGCACCGAAACCGATGCAAACGGCCGGGCGCAGGTGCTGGTACGCAACGAAGGATTGAACGTGATTTCGGCGCAGGTGGAAGTGCCGGTGAAGGACAGTGCTGACGTGAGCAGTCGTGGGTTGTTCAGTTCACTGACGTTCCTCGGCGAACCGCATCACGAGTAA
- a CDS encoding Nif3-like dinuclear metal center hexameric protein, translating into MAVALSTLVEEADRYLSSSKIADYCPNGLQVEGRPQVMRIVSGVTASQALLDAAVEANADLVLVHHGYFWKGENPCITGMKQRRLKTLLKHDISLLGYHLPLDLHPEVGNNVQLARQLDITVEGPLDPDNLKIVGLVGSLSEPVTPRDFARRVQEVMGREPLLIEGSQMIRRVGWCTGGGQGYIDQAVLAGVDLYLSGEASEQTFHSARENDISFIAAGHHATERYGVQALGDYLARRFALEHIFIDCPNPI; encoded by the coding sequence ATGGCCGTCGCCCTGAGCACCCTGGTCGAAGAAGCCGACCGTTACCTCAGCAGTTCGAAAATTGCCGATTACTGCCCCAATGGCCTGCAAGTCGAAGGTCGGCCGCAGGTGATGCGCATCGTCAGCGGCGTCACCGCAAGCCAGGCCTTGCTCGATGCCGCCGTGGAAGCCAATGCCGATCTGGTGCTGGTGCATCACGGTTATTTCTGGAAGGGCGAAAACCCGTGCATCACCGGCATGAAGCAGCGTCGCTTGAAGACCTTGCTCAAGCACGACATCAGTCTGCTGGGCTATCACTTGCCGCTGGATCTGCACCCGGAAGTCGGCAACAACGTGCAACTGGCGCGGCAACTCGACATCACCGTCGAAGGCCCGCTCGATCCGGACAACCTGAAGATCGTAGGTCTGGTCGGCTCCTTGAGCGAACCGGTGACGCCCCGGGATTTCGCCCGCCGCGTGCAGGAAGTCATGGGCCGCGAGCCCTTGCTGATTGAAGGCAGTCAAATGATCCGCCGCGTCGGCTGGTGCACCGGTGGTGGCCAGGGCTACATCGATCAGGCAGTGCTGGCGGGTGTCGATTTGTACCTCAGTGGTGAAGCATCGGAGCAAACTTTCCACAGCGCTCGGGAAAATGACATCAGCTTCATTGCTGCCGGTCACCACGCGACCGAGCGTTATGGCGTTCAGGCGCTCGGTGACTATCTCGCACGGCGTTTTGCCCTTGAACACATCTTCATCGATTGCCCGAATCCGATCTGA
- the hisC gene encoding histidinol-phosphate transaminase, which yields MSKFWSPFVKNLVPYVPGEQPKLAKLVKLNTNENPYGPSPKALAAMQTELNDNLRLYPDPNSDLLKNAVAKYYGVQSNQVFLGNGSDEVLAHIFHGLLQHDQPLLFPDISYSFYPVYCGLYGIKFDAVPLDEQFQINPADYAKPNGGIIFPNPNAPTGCLLALEAVEQILKASPDSVVVVDEAYIDFGGETAIALVGRYPNLLVTQTLSKSRSLAGLRVGLAVGHPDLIEALERIKNSFNSYPLDRMANVGAAAAFEDREYFDKTCRLVIENREKVVAQLEAKGFDVLPSAANFIFVRHPQHDAAGLAAKLREQGVIVRHFKQERIAQFLRISIGTPEQNQALIDGLGDL from the coding sequence ATGAGTAAATTCTGGAGCCCGTTCGTCAAGAATCTGGTGCCTTACGTCCCGGGCGAGCAGCCGAAGCTGGCGAAGCTGGTAAAGCTCAACACCAATGAAAACCCGTACGGTCCATCGCCCAAAGCCTTGGCCGCGATGCAGACCGAACTGAACGACAACCTGCGTCTGTACCCGGACCCTAACAGCGATCTGCTGAAGAACGCGGTCGCCAAGTACTACGGCGTGCAGAGCAATCAGGTGTTCCTCGGCAACGGTTCCGATGAAGTGCTGGCGCACATCTTCCACGGTTTGCTTCAGCACGATCAGCCGCTGTTGTTCCCGGACATCAGCTACAGCTTTTACCCGGTTTACTGTGGGTTGTATGGCATCAAGTTCGACGCGGTGCCGCTGGACGAGCAGTTCCAGATCAACCCGGCGGACTACGCCAAGCCGAACGGCGGGATCATCTTCCCTAACCCGAACGCACCGACCGGTTGCCTGTTGGCGTTGGAGGCTGTTGAACAAATCCTTAAGGCCAGCCCGGATTCGGTGGTTGTAGTCGACGAGGCGTACATCGACTTCGGCGGTGAAACCGCGATCGCGCTTGTAGGCCGTTATCCAAACCTGTTGGTCACGCAGACCCTGTCCAAGTCGCGCTCCCTGGCTGGGCTGCGGGTTGGTCTGGCCGTTGGGCATCCGGACCTGATCGAGGCGCTGGAGCGGATCAAGAACAGCTTCAACTCTTATCCGCTGGATCGCATGGCGAATGTCGGCGCCGCTGCCGCGTTCGAGGATCGCGAGTACTTCGACAAGACTTGCCGGTTGGTGATCGAGAATCGTGAGAAGGTCGTTGCGCAGTTGGAAGCGAAGGGTTTTGACGTACTGCCTTCGGCGGCTAACTTCATTTTCGTCCGTCACCCGCAGCACGATGCGGCGGGGCTGGCGGCGAAGTTGCGTGAGCAAGGCGTGATCGTCCGGCACTTCAAGCAGGAGCGGATTGCGCAGTTCTTGCGGATTTCGATTGGTACGCCGGAGCAGAATCAGGCGTTGATCGACGGTCTCGGCGACCTTTAA
- the cysD gene encoding sulfate adenylyltransferase subunit CysD, whose amino-acid sequence MVDKLTHLKQLEAESIHIIREVAAEFDNPVMLYSIGKDSAVMLHLARKAFFPGKLPFPVMHVDTRWKFQEMYSFRDKMVAELGLDLITHVNPDGVAQNINPFTHGSAKHTDIMKTEGLKQALDKYGFDAAFGGARRDEEKSRAKERVYSFRDSKHRWDPKNQRPELWNVYNGKVNKGESIRVFPLSNWTELDIWQYIYLEGIPIVPLYFAAEREVIEKNGTLIMIDDERILEHLSDEDKARIVKKKVRFRTLGCYPLTGAVESEAESLTDIIQEMLLTRTSERQGRVIDHDGAGSMEDKKRQGYF is encoded by the coding sequence ATGGTCGACAAACTGACGCATCTGAAACAGCTGGAGGCGGAAAGCATCCACATCATCCGCGAGGTGGCAGCCGAGTTCGACAACCCGGTGATGCTGTACTCGATCGGTAAAGACTCCGCCGTGATGCTGCACTTGGCTCGCAAGGCATTCTTCCCTGGCAAGCTGCCGTTTCCCGTGATGCACGTCGACACGCGCTGGAAATTTCAGGAGATGTACAGCTTCCGCGACAAGATGGTCGCCGAGCTGGGCCTCGACCTGATCACCCACGTCAACCCCGACGGCGTGGCGCAGAACATCAACCCGTTCACCCACGGCAGCGCCAAGCACACCGACATCATGAAGACCGAAGGCCTGAAACAGGCTCTCGATAAATATGGTTTCGATGCAGCCTTCGGTGGTGCCCGCCGCGATGAAGAGAAATCCCGTGCCAAAGAGCGCGTGTACTCGTTCCGCGACAGCAAGCACCGCTGGGACCCGAAAAACCAGCGTCCAGAGTTGTGGAACGTCTACAACGGCAAGGTCAACAAGGGCGAGTCGATCCGCGTATTCCCTTTGTCGAACTGGACCGAACTGGACATCTGGCAGTACATCTATCTTGAAGGCATCCCGATCGTTCCGTTGTACTTCGCTGCCGAGCGTGAAGTCATCGAGAAGAACGGCACGCTGATCATGATCGACGACGAGCGCATCCTCGAGCACCTGAGCGATGAAGACAAAGCCCGCATCGTCAAAAAGAAAGTGCGTTTCCGTACCCTTGGCTGCTACCCGTTGACGGGCGCGGTGGAGTCCGAGGCCGAAAGCCTCACGGACATCATTCAGGAAATGCTCCTGACGCGAACTTCCGAGCGCCAGGGCCGTGTCATCGACCACGATGGCGCAGGCTCGATGGAAGATAAAAAACGTCAAGGTTATTTCTAA
- a CDS encoding TonB-dependent siderophore receptor yields MSSRIKASVASLALGLLGDPVFAEDSRALELDAISVTSDYESPTGPVDGYRATRSASATKTDTAIRDIPQSISVIPVSVLNDLGSTSVERALEFAGGVSKQNNFGGLTLYEYSVRGFTTSEFYKDGFSANRGYPSTPDVANIERIEVLKGPAASLYGRGDPGGTVNIVTKKPQPEAFATLQTSAGNWDRYRTALDVNTPLDDHGNVLSRVNLAVEDNHSFRDHVDSQRVFVAPTFSWQLNPDTRLLVESEFVRHRSTFDRGIVAPNNTWSGVSRSTFLGEPNDGNIDNHNNLLQAALEHQLNDRWQLRLASHYKEGKLWGFASESRPLNADGHTVNRRYRERDNNWHDSITQLELRGFFDTGTLQHELLIGSEYENYRKDERVTTIAGSPYAIDIYQPVYGQPKPNGARSGTDFFEHVESHALNLQDQIIFTEKLRGMLGARFEHFEQRIDDHTRDATSRQRHDALTQRAGLLYQLMPEVGLFANVSNSFKPNNGLDATGKSFDPEEGVGYEVGIKSELFDERLSSTLAAFHIEKENVLALDPGTDTSRAMGKARSQGFDLQVAGQVTDAVRVIGAFAYIDAEVTQGDKVIPTGSRILGVAKRSGSLLGVYEFQDGQLRGSDVGAAFTYVGDRSGEAGSDFELPAYHTVDLLAHYKASDNVTVGLNLNNLFDEKYFERSYSNYWVNPGEPRNFTVSLTLNL; encoded by the coding sequence ATGTCGTCTCGAATAAAGGCCTCCGTGGCAAGTCTTGCCCTCGGGCTGCTGGGGGATCCGGTCTTCGCCGAAGATTCCCGAGCCCTGGAACTGGACGCAATCAGCGTCACGTCCGACTACGAATCCCCCACCGGCCCGGTCGATGGCTATCGCGCCACCCGCTCCGCCAGCGCGACCAAAACCGACACCGCGATTCGCGACATCCCGCAATCGATCAGCGTAATTCCCGTCAGCGTGCTCAACGACCTGGGCAGCACCAGCGTCGAACGTGCGCTGGAGTTTGCCGGCGGCGTGTCGAAGCAGAACAACTTCGGCGGCCTGACGCTGTACGAGTACAGCGTGCGCGGCTTCACCACGTCGGAGTTCTACAAGGATGGATTCAGCGCCAACCGTGGCTATCCGAGCACGCCGGACGTGGCGAACATTGAGCGCATCGAAGTGCTCAAAGGTCCCGCCGCCAGCCTCTATGGCCGAGGTGATCCGGGTGGCACCGTCAATATCGTCACCAAAAAACCTCAGCCCGAAGCCTTCGCCACCCTGCAAACCAGCGCCGGCAATTGGGATCGCTACCGCACTGCACTGGACGTCAACACACCGCTGGATGACCACGGCAACGTACTGTCGCGGGTCAACCTGGCCGTCGAGGACAACCACAGCTTTCGCGATCACGTCGACAGCCAGCGGGTGTTCGTCGCGCCCACTTTCAGTTGGCAACTCAATCCCGACACACGCCTGCTGGTGGAAAGCGAGTTCGTTCGCCACCGCTCGACCTTCGATCGCGGCATCGTCGCGCCGAACAACACCTGGAGCGGTGTTTCCCGTTCGACCTTTCTCGGCGAACCCAACGACGGCAACATCGACAACCACAACAACCTGCTGCAAGCCGCCCTCGAACATCAGCTCAACGACCGTTGGCAACTGCGTCTGGCCAGCCACTACAAGGAAGGCAAACTTTGGGGTTTCGCCTCGGAGTCGCGCCCGCTGAATGCCGATGGCCACACCGTCAACCGCCGCTACCGCGAGCGCGACAACAACTGGCACGACAGCATTACCCAACTCGAACTGCGCGGTTTTTTCGACACCGGCACCTTGCAGCACGAACTGCTGATCGGCAGTGAATACGAGAACTACCGCAAGGACGAACGGGTCACGACCATTGCCGGCAGCCCTTACGCCATCGACATTTACCAACCCGTTTATGGCCAGCCGAAACCCAACGGCGCACGCTCCGGCACGGACTTCTTCGAACACGTCGAAAGCCACGCGCTGAACCTGCAAGACCAGATCATCTTCACCGAGAAACTGCGAGGCATGCTCGGCGCGCGCTTCGAACATTTCGAGCAACGCATCGACGATCACACCCGTGACGCCACGAGCCGCCAGCGTCACGACGCACTGACTCAACGCGCCGGTTTGCTCTATCAACTGATGCCTGAAGTCGGCCTGTTCGCCAACGTCTCCAACTCGTTCAAACCGAACAATGGCCTGGATGCCACCGGCAAATCATTCGACCCGGAAGAAGGCGTCGGCTACGAAGTCGGGATCAAGAGCGAGCTGTTCGACGAGCGCTTGAGCAGCACCCTCGCCGCCTTCCATATCGAAAAGGAAAACGTCCTCGCCCTCGATCCAGGTACCGACACCAGCCGCGCCATGGGCAAGGCGCGCAGCCAGGGTTTCGATCTGCAAGTCGCCGGGCAAGTGACCGATGCGGTACGGGTGATCGGTGCCTTCGCCTATATCGACGCCGAGGTGACACAAGGCGACAAGGTCATTCCCACCGGCAGCCGCATTCTCGGCGTGGCCAAACGCAGCGGCAGTCTGCTGGGCGTGTACGAATTTCAGGACGGTCAACTGCGCGGCTCAGACGTGGGTGCCGCGTTCACTTACGTCGGTGATCGCTCGGGCGAAGCCGGCAGTGATTTCGAACTGCCCGCGTACCACACCGTCGATCTGCTGGCCCATTACAAGGCCAGCGACAACGTCACGGTGGGCCTGAACCTGAACAACCTTTTCGACGAGAAATACTTCGAGCGCTCCTACAGCAATTACTGGGTCAACCCCGGCGAGCCGCGAAATTTCACCGTCAGCCTGACACTCAATCTGTAA
- the algW gene encoding Do family serine endopeptidase AlgW has product MLKALRFSGWPLLAGVLVALLIIQRYPQWVGLPSLDVNLQQAPQTTSMQQGPVSYSDAVTTAAPSVVNLYTTKVINKPSHPLFEDPQFRRFFGDNSPKQKRMESSLGSGVIMSPEGYILTNNHVTSGADQIVVALKDGRETLARVIGSDPETDLAVLKIDLKNLPSITVGRSDNIRIGDVALAIGNPFGVGQTVTMGIISATGRNQLGLNNYEDFIQTDAAINPGNSGGALVDANGNLTGINTAIFSKSGGSQGIGFAIPVKLAMEVMKSIIEHGQVIRGWLGIEVQPLTQELAESFGLSGRPGIVVAGIFRDGPAQKAGLQLGDVILAIDGEPAGDGRRSMNQVARIKPTDKVTIQVMRNSKELKLTAEIGLRPPPAPIKEKEEN; this is encoded by the coding sequence ATGCTCAAGGCGCTGCGTTTTTCCGGCTGGCCGCTGTTGGCCGGCGTGCTTGTCGCTCTGTTAATCATCCAGCGTTACCCGCAGTGGGTCGGGCTTCCAAGCCTCGACGTCAATCTGCAGCAAGCCCCGCAAACCACCAGCATGCAGCAAGGTCCGGTGTCCTATTCCGACGCGGTGACCACCGCCGCGCCGTCGGTGGTGAACCTGTACACCACCAAAGTCATCAACAAACCCAGCCATCCGCTGTTTGAAGATCCGCAGTTCCGGCGCTTCTTCGGCGACAACTCGCCCAAACAGAAACGCATGGAATCGAGCCTCGGTTCCGGCGTAATCATGAGCCCGGAAGGCTACATCCTGACCAACAACCACGTGACCAGCGGCGCCGATCAGATTGTGGTGGCGCTCAAGGACGGTCGTGAAACCCTGGCGCGAGTCATCGGCAGCGACCCGGAAACCGACCTCGCGGTGCTGAAGATCGACCTGAAGAACCTGCCGTCGATCACCGTCGGTCGCTCCGACAACATCCGCATCGGTGACGTCGCGCTGGCCATCGGTAACCCGTTCGGCGTCGGCCAGACCGTGACCATGGGCATCATCAGCGCCACCGGGCGTAATCAGCTGGGTCTGAACAATTACGAAGACTTCATCCAGACCGACGCCGCGATCAACCCCGGCAACTCCGGCGGTGCTCTGGTAGATGCCAACGGCAACCTGACCGGCATCAACACGGCGATCTTCTCCAAGTCCGGTGGCTCCCAAGGCATCGGCTTCGCCATTCCGGTCAAACTGGCGATGGAAGTGATGAAATCGATCATCGAACACGGCCAGGTGATTCGCGGCTGGCTCGGCATTGAAGTGCAACCGTTGACCCAGGAACTGGCGGAATCCTTTGGCCTGTCGGGACGTCCGGGCATCGTCGTCGCGGGGATTTTCCGCGACGGTCCGGCGCAGAAGGCTGGCCTGCAATTGGGCGACGTGATCCTTGCCATCGACGGCGAACCGGCCGGCGACGGGCGCCGCTCGATGAACCAGGTGGCGCGGATCAAACCGACCGACAAAGTCACTATCCAGGTCATGCGCAACAGCAAGGAGCTCAAGCTGACAGCAGAAATCGGCCTGCGTCCGCCGCCCGCGCCGATCAAGGAAAAAGAAGAAAACTAA